From Phalacrocorax carbo chromosome 25, bPhaCar2.1, whole genome shotgun sequence:
GTGCTAGGTTCCCTTCAGCATCACCTTAAAGCCCCTGGGGGGGGTGAGCGCAcgtggggctgggctgtgggtGAGGTATCTCCAGCCCGGGCACCACTCCAGGGATGCCAACGTCCCGCTGCATGGCACCACCGTGACTCAGCCGGGACACCTCTGCCCCTCCAGGGGCCTGAGTCACCCCCCGGAAGGGTGctgcctcccctgggacccccagtgCTGCCTGGAGGAAGGGAGGCAAGCCCAGACCCCCTCCTGGGAAGAGGGATGCATGTGTGCCAGCTCACCCTCCCCACTCCTGGGGGGTCTCCCGCCCACTCGCCACGACGCCTGGCGCTTGCAGCGTTCGCTGGCATGGCAGCGGGAGGCGGCGAGCCTGTCCGCCGGACGCGCCGCAGCTGTGCCGCAGAGGTCCTGGCCTCGCCGCCGGCTCAAAGGTTGGCCGGGAAGGGCTGCGGCTGTTTACACAGACCCAGGGGCCCCAGCGCTGGCGGCGGCCGGGTTGTGCCGAGCGGCTCCCCGCTTCGCTTTCCCTGCCGGCACGGCGGGGTTTGCAGGCATCAGCCCCCCCTTCTTCCTGCACCCCCACACACCAGGGTGGGGGTCTTAGCTGTGAGCCCCGTTGGGATCGGGTCCTGCAAGGAGAGGGCAAAGACCGTGTCTGTCAGTCTGTCCCCTACCCAGAGAGGGGGGTGTCTTTCCCTTTGCTGTCCTGTGAGACCTTTCATGCCCATCCAAGGGGAACCCCCCTTCCTGCTCTGGAGATGGGGCCGGGGGTCTGCCTCCTCCCCTTATTTGGGGGTGTCAGGGCATGATGTGCTCCAGGAAAGCAGCTCCCACCCCCTCCGAGTGCCTCCTGGCCACCATCACACCCCACCGCCCTCTGCCCGGGGCAGCCTGCACCCCCAAAATGAGGTGGAGGGCGCTGGGGTGGGTGGACCCGCTGACACCCCGCCTTCTGCCCCccaggctgctggtgggggCCCCCCGAGATGTCGGGCCAGCGAACGGCACGCGAACGGGCGCCGTCTACGCCTGCCCCCTCACCGTCTTCACAAGCGACTGCCAGCGGCTCGACATCGAGTTGAAAAGTACGTAAGCACCCCAAGGCACCCCAAAACGCCCCCTGGCATGCGGGGGctccgggggtgggggggtccctgctctCATACTGTCTCCTCCTCGCCCAGGTGAGCCAGACAAGGCCATCATCGATGACATGTGGCTGGGGGTGACGGTGGCCAGCCAGCGGCAGCCGGCGGGGAGGGTGCTGGTGAGTGCACGTGTACCCCAGTTCTTTGCACGCGTGTGTGCCAGCGCCCTGCTGCCGCCTTGCACAGGGGCACCGGGGAGCTGCTGGGTGCTTTCGCGTGGGCCTCGCGCGCGTCCCCAGCGCGGTGGGGACTCCCCTGTTGCTTCCctgtgccctggggcagggagctgtGGGGTGACAGGGTGCTTGGACCCCTCTCCGGGTAGCGTGTGCAGGGGTGGATGGGCTGCGGCTCTCGGGTGGCAGGACAGTGTTATACCCTATGGATCATCATAGCCAGGATAACGCTGTGCCGGATGGGCTGGGTTAATGGCAGGGCAGCATCCGTATATGCGGCCTGATGCCAGGATCGGGGCAGAGGCAGCacgtggggcagggggtggtggccttgggaaggagggggcTGTATCCCCTCATTTTTGGGGGTGCCGCAGGTGCTGAGGGGGGTGCCGGGCTGTCCCGGCAGGCCTGCGCTCACCGCTACACCAAGGTGCTGTGGTCGGGCAGCGAGGACCAGCGGCGCATGGTGGGCAAGTGCTACGTGCGGGGCAACGACCTGCGCCTCAACCTCAGCGACGAGTGGCAGACCTACCACAACGAGATGTGCAACTCCAACACGGACACCGACGAGACCGGCATGTGCCAGATGGGCACCAGCGCCGGCTTCACCGCCAACATCATCTATTTCGGGGCGCCCGGTGCCTATAACTGGCAAGGTGCgtgtgcctggggaggggcaggggtgggcagcCCCCTTCCCCGGGGCCGCCTGGTGCCCGTACCCCCGTGGGGCATCCCCTTGTGTGTGCATCGCACGCGGCCGTGGGCGCCCGCGGGCACATTGGAGCACACGCGTGCATGGTGAGCGCACGCGTGTTTGCGTGTTTGCTCGTGCGTGTGCCTTACATGCGCCACCCATGTGCGCCACTGCGTGTGCTTATCTACGCACCCGTGCAAACGCTCGGCGCGTGGGTGGGCGTGTCTGCGCTCACGCGCTGCGGGCGTGCAAGGGGAGTGGGTGCTGAGCCAGGGGTGGGGAGCTGCCCCCCGCTTTGGAGTTAACCCCCTCCCCATCACAGGTACCGACTACATGCTGCAGCGGGAGATGTGGGACCTGCATGACTTCTCCTACCCCAACGTGAAGAATGGCAATACCTATAtaggtgggggggggcggggggcttcCCCCTGGTTCCTTGGGGGAATTTGGGGTGAGGAGGAGGTTTGGGGGATGAGGATTTATGGGAAACCTCGAGGGTGGATGTTAAAGGGGTGTGGGGTTTAGGGGGGCTTGGAGAACCCACCCAGGGATGGTTTGAGCAGGGGTGCAGTGGTGACACCGTGGTGTTCAGGGGCCTGGAGGGGGCCTTGGGGGGGGAAAACACGGGGTCTGGGGATATCGGGGGTTCCCGTGCTGGCCCCCACCTCACCGGCAGGGTTTGGCGTCAGGGTACACGGCGGAGGTGGGCAGCGCGGTGCTGCAGCAGGACGCCGTGACGGTGGTGACGGGCGCTCCCCGGTACAAGCACACGGGCGCCGTGTACCTGCTGAGCCGCAGCCCCCAGCAGATGCTGCAGAGgagcctcctcctccccggccACCAGGTCGGCTCCTACTTCGGCAGCGCTGTGGCCCTGGCAGACCTCAACAACGACGGGTGAGAGCAGGGGGCCGGGACCCCCCATCTcccaggggtgggagggggtctCTCCTGGGGTATCCCGCAGCTCAAGGGGGTCTCTATGGGTTATAGCGTAGAGGGCACAGCTCCAGGGGAGCGGGGGGTCTAATTGAttctttttggggggggtccccaccaCTTCTGGAGtgtcggggtggggggtgtgtcgcagcccccagccccgacCGGCCCCTCGGCCCCGCAGGTGGCAGGACCTGGTGGTGGGAGCCCCCTACTACTTCCAGCGGAAACAGGAGGTGGGGGGTGCCGTCTATGTCTACATGAACGAGGTGGGCGActtccagccccagcccagcctggtcCTCACCGGCCCCAGCTACTCCGCCTTCGGCTTTGCCGTGGCCAGCATCGGGGATGTCAACCAGGACGGCTTCcagggtgaggggctggggaccactgggcggggggggggctgcttTTGGGTGGGGGTGTCTTCGGGTAAGAGGGGATCCCCCTTGAGGGGGCGTGGTGGGTCTGTGGAGAGGTTTGGGGTGAAGAGGAGATGGGGGGCATCCGGGGCGGGGTGAGAGTTTGGTGCGGGGAGGGGGTTGAGGAGGTGTGGAGGTACTGCGGGGCAGCCCCCACCCCGTTCCCATGGGGCTGACCCTGCTCTTCACCCCACAGATATCGCTGTGGGGGCTCCTTTCGAGGGGCCCGGCAAGGTCTACATCTACCACAGCAGCGCAGAAGGGCTGCTGGACAAACCCCGGCAGGTAATGGCCCCACGGGGAGCCCCTCACCGGGGCAGCGGGGCTCCAGATCCCCTCTGAGCATCCCATGCTCCAGGGTGGGATGCAGCAGGTAGATCCCCAGATCCATGGGGCTGCTGAGCAATGGgtgacccccccctccccaaatccagGTGATCAGCGGGTCGGATCTGGGCCCCGCCAGCATGCAGACCTTCGGGTACTCGCTGAGCGGGGGGCTGGACGTGGACGGTAACTCCTACCCCGACCTCCTGGTGGGCAGCTTGGCGGAGAGGGTCGTCCTGCTCAGGTAAGGGAGCTGGCACCGGTGGGCGTCCTGCagccctctgccctccctgccgCCCCCCGGGGACGGATCCTGACCCCCATCTCTGCCCAGAGCTCGGCCCGTGATCAACATCTTGAACAAGACCTTCACAGTGACCCCCAGCAAGGTGGACCCTGCCCGGTGCACGCCCGACTCCTGGTGAGCCCCCGCCCCGGTGCAGCCGGTCCCGCTCGTGGCACTGCGGTGCCCGCGGCTCCGCTCACggtcccttcccccccccccagtatcACAGTGACCGTCTGCTTCTCCTACAACCAGAGCGCTGGAGACCCCAAGTACAAGGAGAAGATCAGTGAGTGCCCGGGGGATGCAGCCGTGGGCGCGTGTGCACGTGGGAGTgtgctgggggggacacacgacACACGTGTCCACCAGCACTCGTGCAAGGGTGTGTGCACACCTCGGGGGGAACGTGTGTGCAGGGGGTGTCGTGAGCACACGCTTGGGGAGGACGTGCATGCGTGTTGGCGCGTGGGGATGCACACACGTGTGTGCAGGGGATATGAGTGTGCACGAGGGGTTGGGTTGGAGGCACGTGTGTGTGCAGCACCGTGGCGCTCTGCTCTCCCCGCAGCCCTGGAGTACATCCTGGAGGCTGACAAGGACCGGCACCCCCCCAGGGTCAGGTTTTTGGGGACCCACTCCGCTACCTACCGCGGCATCTTCCCCATGCCCGAGACCCGCTGTGAATCCAaggagctcctgctgctggtgaGCGTGTGTGAGTGCACACGTGTGAGGGTGCACACATGTGTGAACATGCTGCAAGTCGCTCTGCGTGCGGCACCGGAGCTGGGGGATGGGCTcctgggaggtggggagaggggtgggggtgggggcagggagtCTTGGGAATAACATGGGCAGGAAAAGAGGTGGAAATCCATCCAGCCCTCCATTCTGTGACGAGTTTGTTGGGTCTCGCAAGCAGGGTGTGAGCAGGTGGTGGTACGCCAAATGTGGCTGGGGGCTGCTTGGCTGGAGGTGGAGTGAGGGGGCCAGGGAGGGAGTTGGGGCTCTGCTGTGATTTCTGCCACCCCGCAGGACAACATCCGAGACAAGCTGCACCCCATCGTGCTCTCCATAAACTACTCATTGGTGGAGAAGCCCAGGAGCTTCCAGCTGGGTCCCCGCTCCCTCGACGCTTTCCCCGTCCTCAACCAGGACCAGTTGCATGAGAACGAGACCAAGGTGCCGGGGGGGGTTGGTGGAGATGCTGGGCTGCGGGGACCCCGCAAGCCTGGCCTGGGGGGTGGGAGAAGGTTCATGGGGATGCCCCTGTCCCTCCAGATCGAGTTCCAGAAGGAGTGTGGCTCCGACAACAAGTGCTACAGCAACCTCCAGCTCCAGAGCAGCTTCGTCACCGACCAGAACCAGCCCCTGCCCAGGTGACAGCACGTCCCTCTGCGTCCCAGTCCACCTCTGCCGCCCACTGTGCCACCCTCCTTAGCCATGGGTCACCCCTCAGCTCCCCCCCGAGCTGTCGCGGTGGGACCTCTATCCCACTGGGGCCACTCGTGTGCTGAGCGGGGACGGTCTCTGCGCAGGGTGAACGGTACCCAGGTGCTGCAGTACAGCCGGGATGTGCGGAAGCTCTACCTGAGCATCAACATCACCAACGTGCCCACCACCTCCTCCAACGGCGAGGATGCCCACGAGGCGCTGCTCAACGTCACGGTGCcggccagcctgctgccctccTCCGTCCGCCCGGTAGGCGATGGCATCCCCAGCTGGAGAAGGCACAAGGACCAGGGTGGGCTTTGCTGGGATGTTCCTcaccctcttcccctccccagagcGGAGCCTGTACCTTTGCGGAGACGGTGCTTTGTGAGCTGGGCAACCCTTTTAAGAGGAACCAGAGGGTAAGTGCTtctcccctgccaccccccagccctgcccgggggCTCAGCAGGTAGGTGGGGGTCCGGCTGAGCTGCTCCACGGTccctctgtgctgcaggcagagctgatcATCACCTTCGAGGCCATTAGGATCATGCTGGACACACAGGAGGTCTTGGTGTGGCTGGACCTGTCCACGTGAGTGTCCTCGGGTGGGTGGAAACGGGCTGGGAAGAGGGTGCCTGGTGCGACGTCAGCTCGTCCTGCCGTTCATTGGAAAGGCAGCAGCGGAGCGGGATCGTATCCAGCAGCGTTGCTGGTCCGGGAAGGATTGgaaagcaggcagggagctgttCGACCCGGCAGGGCTCCTGGGGTGGGCAGGACGGGGAGCCGGAGGCTTctgctgggaggtggggggctgTCCCACGCTGTCTGGGGGCTGTTCGGTGGGGGGAGATGCTGACCCCAGTGTCTTGGCAGGCAAAGCACCCAGGAGGACCTGCAGCCCGTGCTGGCCAAGCTGCTGGTGGACTATAGCATCCAGTCCTCACTGACCATGTGAGTGCAGCAAGGCTGAGCCCCCCGTCCCTCTGCTGCCCCTCCATCCGCCCCACCTGAATTTGGCTGCATCGGGTGCGGGCACaacccccccgtgtccccggAATGGGGCAGACGGATGCCCCAGAGATGCTCCCTGCCCACTTTGCCCCCCTCGCCATGGCTGTCccccctgtcctgtccccagaGACTCTTCCCACGCCCAGTCGCACTTCAGCGGGAAGGTGGTGGGCGAGTCGGCCATGCAGAGAGAGCAGGACGTGGGCAGCCCCCTCACCTTCGAGTTCAAGGTGAGCTGGGGGGCGGCCGGTgcctgtgggggtggggggttgggaGTGCCCATCTCCATCCCCCGCTCTGCTTTGCAGGTGACCACCAGGGATGAGTTGCTGGGCTCCCTGGGCACCATCCTGCTGGGCTTCGAGTGGCCCTACGAGATCCCCAATGGCAAATGGCTCCTCTACCCCACCAAGATCCTCGACCTCGACAATAACGAGACCTGCCACCCCCCCGGGGGGGTCATTAACCCCCTCAACCTCACCGTGAGTGCCCTCGAccctgctgctttgcagggatGTGCCCCTGCCCCGCTGCGTGGGTACTTTCAGCCCCGTGGGCCCCgggtgggcagagctgcctgggcaCTGATGGGGCTCGTTCCCACCACGTAGCTGCTGGAGGACCAGGCTCCGTCCCGGCAGAGGCGGGAGCTGGAGGCCCCCGAGCCAGCGGAGCACCCCATCACCCTGGCCACCGCCAGGAAAGCCGAGTCGGAGGTGGTGCTGGTGagcgggggctgcagggggtgggggagggcagcagcacaTGCCCCCACTGGGACCGTGGCACATGCTGCTGCTTGGCACCGGCACGGTGCATTGGGGGCTCCGGTTCCCCCCCGATCCCCCTCCCTTATCCTCCCCCCTAATCCCCCTCCATTATCTCCCAGAGCTGCTCCAAGGGCACCGCTCGCTGCATCTGGTTCGAGTGCCCCGTCCTCCACACCCAGCACTCCACCACCTTCAGGATCTACGCCCGGGTGTGGAACAGCACCTTCATCGAGGTCAGCACGGGGCCCCGTGGCGTGGCCCACggatgggggggggacagggcgggggggacagggctgggctgctccCTTGGGCACGGTGAAACAGGGCACTGAGTTGGCCAGGTCTCAGCTCCTGCATCCCTTACCCCGCCCCCACCatctgtgtcccccccaggaGTACAGGAGTTTTGACCGGGTGAAGGTGGACGGCACAGCGACGCTCTTTCTCCGGACCCACGTCCCCACCATCAACATGAGGAACCACACGGTGTGGGTGAGTGGTGCCAGAGCCTCTTACTGGGAcgggctgggagggactgggggccACGGGGAGCTCCTCCCGCGACGAGGCTCTTCTTGGCCCTTCCAGTTCTCCGTGGACGTGGACTCGGAGCTGACGGAGGAGCAGCCGGCCAAGATCACGCTGTGGCTGGTGCTGGTGGCGGTGGCGGccgggctgctgctgctggggctgatCATCCTCCTGCTCTGGAAGGTGAGGGGGTGCCCAGATCACCCTCCTGGGGAGGGAGTGCAGGAGCCTTGCTGAGACCCGACAGGCTCATGTCACCAGTGGCTGCTGTCCTCCCCAcctggctgtggggagcagcgGGTGGAAGGTGCCCGGCTGCTGAAcgatgaggaagaggaggagagaatcCTGActtgccccccccacccccctgccctggAGCAAAACATTTGGGGAGCTGCAAAAAACTCAAAGCAGGGCTTGGACGATGGCACCTCCTCACCCCATGGCTCCCACCTCCCCCTGCGCTGCAGGGAGTGGCGGGGTGTCTGACCCCCTGCAGACCCCCCGGAGACTCCCCTGGTTCCCTGGGGACTCCACCCTTTGGCCAGGAGGGGTTACGTGGGTCTGCAGGGCCAcccacccccagcatccccaggggtGAGGGTGCAATGGGGCAGcttgctgccctgctccccccaccccacggggGGTGGCCAGgagccccccccatccctctcccatcccagcCCTGACCCTGTCCCCTCCTTCCCCGCAGTGCGGTTTCTTCCGGCGGGCCAACACGCGGGCCATGTACGAAGCCAAGGGGCAGAAGGCGGAGATGAGGATCCAGCCGTCGGAAACCGAGCGGCTGACGGACGACTACTAGCGGGGGGGCAGCCCCGCTGTCCCCCCGCCGGGTGCCAGCGCCACCCGCTTGGTAATGCCCTGTGCGGCCGGCTGCAGCGGCATCCTCCTTctcttcagcctcctctcctcttcctcatctctCATCTGGTTCCTATAGGGTCCCTATAGGGCACAAAGGGCTCTGTGGGGTCTCCAAGGCTGCTGCT
This genomic window contains:
- the ITGA3 gene encoding integrin alpha-3 isoform X1, which codes for MLPPPCRACTRRYVHASPVRTRGAGPPPHSLPFPPLPAGARCGEGWGGGSAMCGGDVRSSFKGSARKGARPARPRPRPAAHRSPVGRGRAAEPVRDMARCCRLLLPPLPELLPALLPALLPALLPALLPALLPALLPALLPAAAFNLDRTFPVLKEGATPDGFFGFSVALHRQTERRERCLLLVGAPRDVGPANGTRTGAVYACPLTVFTSDCQRLDIELKSEPDKAIIDDMWLGVTVASQRQPAGRVLACAHRYTKVLWSGSEDQRRMVGKCYVRGNDLRLNLSDEWQTYHNEMCNSNTDTDETGMCQMGTSAGFTANIIYFGAPGAYNWQGTDYMLQREMWDLHDFSYPNVKNGNTYIGYTAEVGSAVLQQDAVTVVTGAPRYKHTGAVYLLSRSPQQMLQRSLLLPGHQVGSYFGSAVALADLNNDGWQDLVVGAPYYFQRKQEVGGAVYVYMNEVGDFQPQPSLVLTGPSYSAFGFAVASIGDVNQDGFQDIAVGAPFEGPGKVYIYHSSAEGLLDKPRQVISGSDLGPASMQTFGYSLSGGLDVDGNSYPDLLVGSLAERVVLLRARPVINILNKTFTVTPSKVDPARCTPDSCITVTVCFSYNQSAGDPKYKEKITLEYILEADKDRHPPRVRFLGTHSATYRGIFPMPETRCESKELLLLDNIRDKLHPIVLSINYSLVEKPRSFQLGPRSLDAFPVLNQDQLHENETKIEFQKECGSDNKCYSNLQLQSSFVTDQNQPLPRVNGTQVLQYSRDVRKLYLSINITNVPTTSSNGEDAHEALLNVTVPASLLPSSVRPSGACTFAETVLCELGNPFKRNQRAELIITFEAIRIMLDTQEVLVWLDLSTQSTQEDLQPVLAKLLVDYSIQSSLTIDSSHAQSHFSGKVVGESAMQREQDVGSPLTFEFKVTTRDELLGSLGTILLGFEWPYEIPNGKWLLYPTKILDLDNNETCHPPGGVINPLNLTLLEDQAPSRQRRELEAPEPAEHPITLATARKAESEVVLSCSKGTARCIWFECPVLHTQHSTTFRIYARVWNSTFIEEYRSFDRVKVDGTATLFLRTHVPTINMRNHTVWFSVDVDSELTEEQPAKITLWLVLVAVAAGLLLLGLIILLLWKCGFFRRANTRAMYEAKGQKAEMRIQPSETERLTDDY
- the ITGA3 gene encoding integrin alpha-3 isoform X3; protein product: MWLGVTVASQRQPAGRVLACAHRYTKVLWSGSEDQRRMVGKCYVRGNDLRLNLSDEWQTYHNEMCNSNTDTDETGMCQMGTSAGFTANIIYFGAPGAYNWQGTDYMLQREMWDLHDFSYPNVKNGNTYIGYTAEVGSAVLQQDAVTVVTGAPRYKHTGAVYLLSRSPQQMLQRSLLLPGHQVGSYFGSAVALADLNNDGWQDLVVGAPYYFQRKQEVGGAVYVYMNEVGDFQPQPSLVLTGPSYSAFGFAVASIGDVNQDGFQDIAVGAPFEGPGKVYIYHSSAEGLLDKPRQVISGSDLGPASMQTFGYSLSGGLDVDGNSYPDLLVGSLAERVVLLRARPVINILNKTFTVTPSKVDPARCTPDSCITVTVCFSYNQSAGDPKYKEKITLEYILEADKDRHPPRVRFLGTHSATYRGIFPMPETRCESKELLLLDNIRDKLHPIVLSINYSLVEKPRSFQLGPRSLDAFPVLNQDQLHENETKIEFQKECGSDNKCYSNLQLQSSFVTDQNQPLPRVNGTQVLQYSRDVRKLYLSINITNVPTTSSNGEDAHEALLNVTVPASLLPSSVRPSGACTFAETVLCELGNPFKRNQRAELIITFEAIRIMLDTQEVLVWLDLSTQSTQEDLQPVLAKLLVDYSIQSSLTIDSSHAQSHFSGKVVGESAMQREQDVGSPLTFEFKVTTRDELLGSLGTILLGFEWPYEIPNGKWLLYPTKILDLDNNETCHPPGGVINPLNLTLLEDQAPSRQRRELEAPEPAEHPITLATARKAESEVVLSCSKGTARCIWFECPVLHTQHSTTFRIYARVWNSTFIEEYRSFDRVKVDGTATLFLRTHVPTINMRNHTVWFSVDVDSELTEEQPAKITLWLVLVAVAAGLLLLGLIILLLWKCGFFRRANTRAMYEAKGQKAEMRIQPSETERLTDDY
- the ITGA3 gene encoding integrin alpha-3 isoform X4, with the translated sequence MLPPPCRACTRRYVHASPVRTRGAGPPPHSLPFPPLPAGARCGEGWGGGSAMCGGDVRSSFKGSARKGARPARPRPRPAAHRSPVGRGRAAEPVRDMARCCRLLLPPLPELLPALLPALLPALLPALLPALLPALLPALLPAAAFNLDRTFPVLKEGATPDGFFGFSVALHRQTERRERCLLLVGAPRDVGPANGTRTGAVYACPLTVFTSDCQRLDIELKSEPDKAIIDDMWLGVTVASQRQPAGRVLACAHRYTKVLWSGSEDQRRMVGKCYVRGNDLRLNLSDEWQTYHNEMCNSNTDTDETGMCQMGTSAGFTANIIYFGAPGAYNWQGTDYMLQREMWDLHDFSYPNVKNGNTYIGYTAEVGSAVLQQDAVTVVTGAPRYKHTGAVYLLSRSPQQMLQRSLLLPGHQVGSYFGSAVALADLNNDGWQDLVVGAPYYFQRKQEVGGAVYVYMNEVGDFQPQPSLVLTGPSYSAFGFAVASIGDVNQDGFQDIAVGAPFEGPGKVYIYHSSAEGLLDKPRQVISGSDLGPASMQTFGYSLSGGLDVDGNSYPDLLVGSLAERVVLLRARPVINILNKTFTVTPSKVDPARCTPDSCITVTVCFSYNQSAGDPKYKEKITLEYILEADKDRHPPRVRFLGTHSATYRGIFPMPETRCESKELLLLDNIRDKLHPIVLSINYSLVEKPRSFQLGPRSLDAFPVLNQDQLHENETKIEFQKECGSDNKCYSNLQLQSSFVTDQNQPLPRVNGTQVLQYSRDVRKLYLSINITNVPTTSSNGEDAHEALLNVTVPASLLPSSVRPSGACTFAETVLCELGNPFKRNQRAELIITFEAIRIMLDTQEVLVWLDLSTQSTQEDLQPVLAKLLVDYSIQSSLTIDSSHAQSHFSGKVVGESAMQREQDVGSPLTFEFKVTTRDELLGSLGTILLGFEWPYEIPNGKWLLYPTKILDLDNNETCHPPGGVINPLNLTLLEDQAPSRQRRELEAPEPAEHPITLATARKAESEVVLSCSKGTARCIWFECPVLHTQHSTTFRIYARVWNSTFIEEYRSFDRVKVDGTATLFLRTHVPTINMRNHTVWFSVDVDSELTEEQPAKITLWLVLVAVAAGLLLLGLIILLLWKCDFFQRTRYYRIMPKYHAVRIRQEQRYQPSGLLPRPRKKHWVTKWQEPEKYY
- the ITGA3 gene encoding integrin alpha-3 isoform X2, with amino-acid sequence MAAGGGEPVRRTRRSCAAEVLASPPAQRLLVGAPRDVGPANGTRTGAVYACPLTVFTSDCQRLDIELKSEPDKAIIDDMWLGVTVASQRQPAGRVLACAHRYTKVLWSGSEDQRRMVGKCYVRGNDLRLNLSDEWQTYHNEMCNSNTDTDETGMCQMGTSAGFTANIIYFGAPGAYNWQGTDYMLQREMWDLHDFSYPNVKNGNTYIGYTAEVGSAVLQQDAVTVVTGAPRYKHTGAVYLLSRSPQQMLQRSLLLPGHQVGSYFGSAVALADLNNDGWQDLVVGAPYYFQRKQEVGGAVYVYMNEVGDFQPQPSLVLTGPSYSAFGFAVASIGDVNQDGFQDIAVGAPFEGPGKVYIYHSSAEGLLDKPRQVISGSDLGPASMQTFGYSLSGGLDVDGNSYPDLLVGSLAERVVLLRARPVINILNKTFTVTPSKVDPARCTPDSCITVTVCFSYNQSAGDPKYKEKITLEYILEADKDRHPPRVRFLGTHSATYRGIFPMPETRCESKELLLLDNIRDKLHPIVLSINYSLVEKPRSFQLGPRSLDAFPVLNQDQLHENETKIEFQKECGSDNKCYSNLQLQSSFVTDQNQPLPRVNGTQVLQYSRDVRKLYLSINITNVPTTSSNGEDAHEALLNVTVPASLLPSSVRPSGACTFAETVLCELGNPFKRNQRAELIITFEAIRIMLDTQEVLVWLDLSTQSTQEDLQPVLAKLLVDYSIQSSLTIDSSHAQSHFSGKVVGESAMQREQDVGSPLTFEFKVTTRDELLGSLGTILLGFEWPYEIPNGKWLLYPTKILDLDNNETCHPPGGVINPLNLTLLEDQAPSRQRRELEAPEPAEHPITLATARKAESEVVLSCSKGTARCIWFECPVLHTQHSTTFRIYARVWNSTFIEEYRSFDRVKVDGTATLFLRTHVPTINMRNHTVWFSVDVDSELTEEQPAKITLWLVLVAVAAGLLLLGLIILLLWKCGFFRRANTRAMYEAKGQKAEMRIQPSETERLTDDY